From one Candidatus Omnitrophota bacterium genomic stretch:
- the panB gene encoding 3-methyl-2-oxobutanoate hydroxymethyltransferase: MSTKRITAPDLLRMKNRGEKISMLTAYDYTFATLMDQAGIDALLVGDSLGMVVQGHEDTLPVTMDEMIYHTRAVRRAVKRALVIGDMPFLSYQIDAEEAVRNAGRLLKEGAADAVKLEGGLQSTRAIRRMVEAGIPVMGHVGLGPQSCKNLGGHKVQGKTAEAAKALLRDAEAVQEAGAFAIVIEAVPWGVAKRITRRMTVPTIGIGAGPHCDGQVLVYADMLGLFTAFQPHFVRRFAHLGDESVRAFQEFGQAVKDGSFPTLDESYSIDENVLASLDEEEVREKNMHLS; this comes from the coding sequence ATGAGTACGAAACGAATTACCGCTCCCGATTTGCTGCGAATGAAGAATCGCGGAGAGAAAATCTCCATGCTGACCGCTTACGACTATACGTTCGCCACGTTGATGGACCAGGCGGGAATCGATGCGCTTTTAGTCGGCGATTCGCTCGGCATGGTTGTGCAGGGACATGAAGACACGCTGCCTGTAACGATGGACGAGATGATCTATCATACCCGCGCCGTGCGCCGCGCAGTGAAGCGGGCGCTGGTGATCGGCGACATGCCGTTTCTATCTTACCAGATCGACGCGGAAGAAGCGGTGCGCAATGCGGGGCGTCTCTTGAAGGAAGGCGCCGCAGACGCGGTCAAGTTGGAAGGCGGCCTGCAATCCACGCGCGCCATCCGCCGGATGGTGGAGGCGGGGATTCCCGTCATGGGCCATGTGGGCTTGGGGCCGCAGTCTTGCAAGAATCTGGGCGGGCATAAGGTGCAGGGCAAAACCGCCGAAGCCGCCAAGGCCTTACTGCGCGACGCCGAAGCCGTGCAGGAGGCTGGGGCTTTTGCCATCGTGATCGAAGCGGTTCCTTGGGGCGTGGCGAAACGGATTACGCGGCGCATGACGGTTCCCACGATCGGAATCGGCGCCGGGCCGCATTGCGACGGGCAAGTGCTTGTCTACGCCGATATGCTAGGGCTGTTTACGGCGTTTCAACCCCATTTCGTACGGCGATTCGCCCATCTCGGCGACGAATCCGTGCGCGCATTTCAGGAGTTCGGCCAAGCTGTCAAAGACGGATCGTTCCCCACGCTGGACGAAAGCTATTCCATTGACGAGAATGTTCTTGCTTCTCTCGATGAAGAAGAGGTGCGGGAAAAGAATATGCATCTTTCTTGA
- the panC gene encoding pantoate--beta-alanine ligase encodes MKIVRTALEMQAAGDRSRRGGSLGFVPTMGYLHEGHLSLVRASKAENDRTAVSIYVNPTQFVPGEDFEQYPRDEARDLHWLEKEGVDWVFLPSRAEIYPEGFSTYIEPPQPSRGWCGEARPGHFRGVCTVVAILFNIIQPDRAYFGRKDAQQAAVIRRMTQDLRYPVEISVQPIVRESDGLAMSSRNVYLSLEERRKALILSQTLARGIERFREGECEASVILQEGIARIESAEGVRLDYLGAVNRNTFESVKTIASGDLYIGSIYVGKTRLIDNMIFDG; translated from the coding sequence TTGAAAATCGTCAGGACAGCTTTGGAAATGCAAGCGGCGGGGGATCGCAGCCGGAGAGGAGGGAGCCTTGGCTTCGTCCCCACAATGGGATATCTTCACGAAGGCCATTTATCCCTGGTGCGGGCGTCGAAGGCGGAGAACGACCGCACGGCCGTTTCGATTTACGTCAATCCCACTCAATTCGTTCCCGGCGAGGATTTCGAGCAGTATCCCCGCGATGAAGCCCGCGACCTCCATTGGCTGGAAAAAGAGGGCGTAGATTGGGTTTTTCTTCCTTCTCGCGCAGAGATTTATCCCGAAGGTTTTTCTACTTATATCGAACCGCCCCAACCAAGCCGGGGCTGGTGCGGCGAGGCTCGTCCCGGCCATTTCCGAGGCGTCTGTACGGTAGTGGCGATACTCTTTAACATCATACAGCCGGATCGAGCCTATTTCGGGCGGAAAGACGCGCAGCAAGCGGCGGTTATCCGGCGGATGACGCAAGATTTGCGTTATCCCGTCGAAATCTCCGTACAGCCGATCGTGCGGGAAAGCGACGGACTCGCCATGTCTTCCCGCAACGTTTATCTTTCGCTGGAAGAGCGGCGGAAGGCGTTGATCCTGTCGCAAACCCTGGCGCGGGGAATCGAACGCTTCCGCGAAGGCGAATGCGAGGCGTCCGTGATTTTGCAGGAAGGAATCGCCCGCATCGAGTCGGCGGAGGGCGTCCGTTTGGACTACCTCGGCGCCGTAAATCGGAATACATTCGAATCGGTGAAAACCATCGCGTCCGGCGACTTGTATATCGGATCTATATATGTTGGAAAGACGCGATTGATCGACAATATGATTTTCGATGGATGA
- the panD gene encoding aspartate 1-decarboxylase, whose translation MQRKMLKSKIQEVRVTSKEIHYAGSLGVDTNLLEAADIVCGEQIHVFNVTNGARLITYAIPAPKGSGIISVKGAAARLIEKGDVLLVLSFAMMDEEELAAYSHRIVFVDENNHLVRVENRTADDYLTV comes from the coding sequence ATGCAGCGAAAAATGTTGAAATCCAAGATTCAAGAAGTCCGCGTAACCAGCAAGGAAATCCATTACGCCGGAAGTTTGGGCGTGGATACGAATCTGCTGGAAGCGGCGGATATTGTATGCGGGGAGCAAATTCACGTTTTCAACGTAACGAACGGCGCCCGGCTTATTACTTACGCCATCCCCGCGCCCAAAGGATCGGGAATTATATCCGTCAAAGGGGCGGCGGCGCGGTTGATCGAGAAGGGGGATGTCTTATTGGTGCTTTCCTTCGCCATGATGGACGAAGAGGAACTGGCCGCCTATTCTCACCGAATCGTATTCGTCGACGAAAACAACCATCTCGTCCGCGTGGAGAATCGTACGGCGGACGATTATTTGACGGTTTAA